The sequence AGTTCAACCAAGATCATGTCCCCTACAATATTCAGTACTGTTTCTgcatttttcttgattttgttttCAGGGCTCATCATCGTCAGAGCAGATGAGTGTATTCCGGCCAGTTGCTCTTCTTATGGTCCGGAGGTTCGATTTCCCTTCAGAATAAAATCTTTACAGCCACAGTATTGCGGGTATAATCCAGGTTTTGATTTATCTTGCAATGAAACTCTGCTTCAACTGCCTTCCTCCGACAAGTTGAAGAtagattttattgattatgcTTCTCAATCAGTCAGACTTTCTAGTACTACCACAGGATGTTACCCTCAAAACTACCATTTTTTCTTGAACTTATCTGCCTCGTCTTTCCGACGACTACAGCGAATCATTGCAagattattttttgtttaattgctCTGATACAAATGACTCTTTCTCGGACTCTACCAACACTTGTCTACAGAACTCCACCTATGGAATCTATGTCATTCCCTATTACTATAACTATTATCCTTTTGATTTTGTATCTTGTACCAAGCTTTATAAAGTTTATGGCCTTCCATTTTATCCTCCGCTGAATGATACAAGTCTCACTTTATATTGGTCCGAACCATCGTGTGGTCGCTGTGAATCTCAAGGAAAAACATGCAGCATGAAAAATAATACTCAATTACTATGTAACAACGAACCCATAAAAAACAAAGGTACATATATATAGGCTACTCATCCCACATTAATCTACATGATTTGGCTTCCGAAACTCATCCCTTTTCACTTCTCTTTGCAACAGGAAATGTGCCCAAGAGTTTATTGATTTCAGGTGAACGAATTATTTGTTATTTATGCACAATTTAGGCCCAGTTGTATAGATATGTTTAAAAACCTGCAGATATGAAATATTTAACCGTGTTGCTAATAATTCTGCAGGTGCAATCTTGGGATCTTTTCTCTTTATGGTGATATTGGCATATCTCTACCGTCTTTATGTGTCCATTAGAGAGAATAAAGAGCATCAACTGAAGATTGAAAGTTTTTTGGAAGATTACAAAGCTCTTAAACCTACTAGATTCTCTTATGCCAATATAAGGAAGATCACCAATGAGTTCAGTGAAAAATTGGGAGAAGGTGGTTATGGAATTGTTTACAAAGGGAAACTCTCGAGTGAGATTCATGTCGCAGTGAAGGTCCTCAACAATTCCGTTGGAAAAGGCGAGGAGTTCGTCAATGAAGTTAGCACACTGGGGAGAATCCACCATGTCAATGTTGTCCGTTTGGTGGGCTATTGTGCCGATGGATTCAGAAGAGCTCTTGTTTACGAATTCCTACCGAATGAGTCCCTAGAGAAGTTTATCTTCTTGGAGGAACCTATGAGAAACCCGCTTTCTCGGGAAAAGATTCATGATACTGCTTTAGGAGTAGCCAAAGGGATCGAAAATCTTCATCAGGGTTGTGACCAACAAATCCTTCACTTTGATATTAAACCAAATAACATCCTGTTAGACCACAACTTCAACCCGAAGATCTGCGATTTTGGTCTTGCCAAACTCTGTTCCAAGGAACAAAGTGGTGTTTCCATGACTGTTGCGAGGGGAACGATGGGCTACATAGCACCTGAGGTGCTATCAAGGACATTTGGTAGAGTGTCCTATAAGTCGGATGTTTATAGCTTCGGAATGCTATTGCTTGAAATGGTTGGGGAGAGGAAGAATGTTGATCATACAGTAAATACAAGTCAAGTGTCCTTTCCTAAATGGATTTATGATCAATTAAATTGAGAAGAGATATCGTTGCAtatggaggaggaagaagatgatgaatccAAGATAGCAAGGAAGCTTACGATTGTGGGATTGTGGTGCATTCAATGGAATCCAACTGATCGCCCGTCAGTGAAATCTGTGGTGCAAATGTTGGAAGGAGATGGAAGCAGTCTCGCCATGTCACCGAATCCGTTTCCAGCTACAAATACTCCACACTCCATAGCAAGAATGCCTGGAAGCCATCATCAGATAGAGTTGGAGGTTATATTAGAATGACAGTAAAATCCTTGATTTGATTTGGAGGAAACAAAAAAGTTCTGGCTAGTATGCAAATGTCATGGAGGAAATCATCTTTGTTTGTTCTGTTTTCAAAATAACTTGGATAGCTTAAAATTTCCTTTGTTAgactcataataaaataaaaataaaaaaaaaaaacaatgttaTCCCCGTGTTTtagattttgaataaaaaaataagtttgaaaaataaataacatcAATAATAAGCAACAATAACACCAGCTAAAAAACTTTAGAGAAATGTTAATAAAATTCtataaataacttgaataaaaaaaaaattggaataaaaaaaaaatgatatagcacataatattttacattattCAATGGAATTTAGATAGATTTAATGTCATAACAGTTGGCATctaaaagaataaaatcaaGACGAAAATGGACcatccaaataaaaaaataagggAAGACTTAAGTTCCATTTCTAAAAGGGATTAAAAATTTGAAAGGTGTGTCAATAATTTTGTAACGCAAATTTGATTAACAAAGTGAGAACAAAGAAAaaggataaatatatatacatttcttTAACTTTTTTTACCTTCTTTCCTGGTAAAGATCGTTCACCTAGCTTCTTGAGTTCAGCGGACCATTAAATCGCATCTAATAAAGGAAATAAGATTAGGCTGACGAGTTGGGAAAAAAATGAAGACAAAGACAATGGTGCGTGCAATACACCAGTGAAAGAATTTTTTCGCGCAAACTTTTTCTCGAGTATAACGACAGAACCAAGTGAAAAAAATAACATTAATCACCATAGCGTGAAAAAAAATCGGTAATGATTGGCGAGTTATTGGCTATATGGGAAGGACTTCGGGTTATTAAAGATAAAGGATTTCAGAAAGTAATTATTTCTTCAGACTCACTTGGCGGTGCAAGCAGTTACTGAGCCTTCGAGTGATTTGAGCTATGCTGGATTATGGGCTTCAGAGATTAAATCTTTGCTTTCGGATTTAgctatttttgattttttttcatgttaGGAGAACATCTAAtattgtagctgattcttttgcaaaatttgttattttttctCCTGTGCCTGTTTTCTGGGTACATGGGAATTTGTCTTCCTGGCTGGCTGGTCTTGTAACTAGTGACATACGATCTATGAAATAAAGTTACAAgcttttgtcaaaaaaaaaaaacaataatttttaGATATTATAGCTTATAATCGGTAAATGAAAGTGAGGAGAGAGATCTAGGGTTGTCAAAAAATGAACTCAAGCCACCAATCTGACAAAAGTTGATCCGAAACCTATCGAGTTAAGGTTTGGGTTTTTCATTCGGGTCAAATCGAGTTGGACACGAAAGCTAACACAAAAACATTAATCGGATTGGGTTAGGGTTTGGGTCAActgaaccaaattttttttattattattatttacataAAATTAAGAAAGATTTAATACaccaaaattttttatattattattttttacataaaattaaGAAAGATTTAATACattttatatattgtatgtttggggaaaaaaatttaattgtgtgtcatataatagattttcatcatttaatataaattttataaaattttgatttttcaaaatatttgttttgtagtaagtatactttaaattttctaaAACTAAATTTCAGatctaaattatatataaacttaaattttgttattatgtgtttatttaattattctttaacaaataaaatttaaaaaataaaatcgggTTGATCAGGTTATTCGAGTTCAAGTTCGGGTTCGAGTTCGGATTGAAGAATTTTTCAGTTGTATATTGTGTCAATCATTTCTACCTACCCGAATTGGCACCACTAAGAAATccaataacttttaaaattttaaactacaACATGGTGATATAAATTAGCTTGCAAAACAAATCAGTATTTTTCAccttaaaacataaaatattttcataagttGGGTTTAAGTCAGATAtctatctcacaaaattgagtattttttttaacacTGCCCGTCAAAttatgaattaaaaaaatattacaaacgAGAGTTTATGCTTGAAAATGATAAATATGATAGCATGTATATACCTAGCCTAAAATACATCTCAAGTGGGGAGTGGAGTGCGGATGACATagcccgtttggattttgtagagattttttaaaataaatacttttaaaaattatttgatatcATGATATGTTCCACCAGCATATTTTCTATTGGTTATAATATAGGAACCAAGGAATATAGGATCGATGTCTGCAAAAGATCTTCAAAAATGTCGAACAAGATACTAAAGTAAAAACACAATACTTGTTTCACAATTTAGGATACAACCATATATCAGAATAGTAGCAACAACCAAATTATTTCTAGCACAAGATATGCCTTACTATTCTCATGATGAAGCTTCTAGGTAGTATTAATCGAAGTAACCTTTATACATCCTTGGCCAAGAGAAGAAACATCGCACAACAAGGCCGTGGAATCCGTTGAATATGTTTCCCATGTTTGGTCCTCACATTGTGCCAGATGCTCATCAGATTCAGAAGGCTGGGGTGGGATTTCCAATAGTTCAGCATCACTTTCAAGCATTTCCAGTACTTTACTCATCGAGGGTCGATCATCTGGAGTCATCTGTATGCACCACAGCGCGACTATCGTCATCCTCCTTGTCATTTTTCCCATATTGTCATCAGCAATATCATCCATACTTTTTGCAATTTCAATTTCTTTACCTTTGTTTAAGGAATCATAAATCCAATGTGGAAAATACTGAGTACTGGAATTGTCATCATGGTTTGCTGCCAAGTTTTTTTTGAGGCCGACTATTTCCACCAGCAACATCCCAAAGCTATATACATCAGCTTTATAAGAGACCCCACCAATGCTTCTGTTGATCAGTTCAGGAGCCACATAACCTATGGTGCCCCGAGCAGCTGTTAGAGTCACGAAATTTTTTTCAGTGGAGTAAAATTTTGCAAGGCCGAAATCAGATATTTTGGGGTTGAAATTTTCATCCAAAAGTATGTTATGAGGCTTGATGTCAAAATGCAGGATTTGGATATCACAACCCCGGTGCAAATACTCGATCCCTCGTGCCACTCCAACCGCAATCTCATACTTCCTATCCCAACTCAGTGAactattttctttgttttcattGTAGATATATTTCTCGAGTGAACCATTAggcattaaatcatatacaaGAGCACATTTTGATCTTTCTGCGCAATATCCGACGAGTTTAATCACATTTATATGATGAATTCTTCCCATGGTTGCAACTTCGTTAATGAAGTCTTGTCCATTTGTGCTAGGCGCGCTCAACAGTTTTACTGCCACCATATTGCCACTTCGAAGCTTTCCTTTGTAAACGGAACCATATCCTCCTTGGCCCAATTTATCTCGAAATCCTCTGGTCATCTTCTTTATGTCGTTGTAGGAGTATCTGATTGGCATGAGATTGTTGTGACTTTGCAAGAATCCTTCTATTAAATCAAACATCGACAAATGCCTCCTTCTAAGTTTGTAGATTATGAGATAAATAAAAGAAGGCATTAAAAGGATCCTCAATACAAGGGATAGTCCTGCATAAAAAGATTAGAAGGAAAAATCATGATTAAATTAGCCTAGCTGAAATTGTTGGCTTTCCAAGTCTTAAATATAGCAGTCGTTTTTGTTTCACAAATCAGAATGTAACATAAAAATGAAGAAATAAAAGAACATGAAAACAAGAGCTCACCAGCCAAATACACAAGAATTACGAGCATCCCTGCGAGTGCAACATGATTAACAAATCAGACAATAGGTTATTAATTAGAAAAGGTTATTCAAGGAAGATATGGTTGAacattgattattattttttaaaaaaattacattggCCCCTATAACAAAAATTTTGTTTGGTTGTGACTTGTTCAagacttttattaaaaaatggtGGTTTTGGATAAAATGAGATGCTTGGCTTGGATTTATAAGTGTTAAAAGCACTTAAACTAGGAGTAATTAAATCAAGAAGCTAAAACTCTAAGAACTAGTTCCATTCAATTACTTGTCTCCAAAATTTCAAGATTTATTTTAATCATAATAAtcattataattttatatagaTAAAATACTTCAGCAAAGCAGTCAAAGCAGGTTGGGCATGTCAGACCAGCCCACCCCGCCAAAAATTGGCGGTTTGGGTTGGGGTTTTACTGGTCCGTTTGGAGACGGGCCTAAACGGGCCGCAGGTTGAGGCGAGGCGAGGTAGGGcactagtttttttaaaaaataaaaattttaaatttttttaattatgagcATAAAAACACTCATTTTTAAATaatgtgattttaaaattttaaaagtagtatttgatatattttgaatatCTTATATTTATACCTTTCTTTCTATTTTCTCGAAGGAACAAGTGAAAAACACTTTTACATACTATCTGCATAGTGTATACTCAAATAATAGATGCAATAATTAGGAGGGCTTAGATTTGAAACCAATAAAAATAAGttattattacttttttttttcttttttttctagAGATTGTAAAAGTATGTAATTAGACAAGGACAATTCGAGATTGATGGAAAGAATTCTTACGAGCAAGTGTTTCATAATACCGCGGCTTGTGACTTAGAGGACCTGCATTTTCTCAACCAGGTATAAAAAAGAacaacattaattaattttcacaTATTTAAATTAGTAGATACTAAAGCAAAGGTAAAATGAAAGGAAAAAATGATCCGGCAACTTCTTCTATTTTTAAACTACAAAATGTTAGTTACATGAATTTGTTTAACAATAACCTCTATTAATTATTTACGCATAATGAAAAGGAATGAGAGTTTGATAAAATATAATAGCTTAAATTACATCTCAAGTGGAGAGTAGAGAATTCTTTTCTTACAATAGCCGTAGTATCGAAAAGGGTGCCCTGAGAAAATCCTGTACCCTAAATCTGCAAACAAATTAATATAAGAAATTTCAAATACAAAATTGaattaagaaatttaaattgaaTAAAGAATGGTTTGAATAGCTAGCattgatttgattttcaatgagtgGAACATTAATTACTTCTTACCATGAGCGATCATGTGGTAGCTAGCTATTATTACAGATATAGCTAACACATACAGGTGTGCCTGTGATTTCATCCCAATCACAAAATTGCTGTGTACTGCACTTTTCACATAACGCACCAACCCATGAAAGTTCAAATCCATATAGCAAAGACTGGTGGATTTTCGAAAGAGAAacaatatttttcttttttgcaTATATTAATGGGAACGAAGTCATCAGAACGAGGTCTATTCTACACATATCCTGGAGATCATCACTCGTATTGAAGTCTCCCACAGTTATATATGTGTGAGGCTGCAGCATGAATGATGATGTATTGCATTGATTTGTGAAGTCAATGAAGAAAGTAGTAGTGGTATTGTTCATATTGCTGGGCAGCTCAAAAAAGTAATAGGCCATGCCACCGCCCCCGCTCCCGCTCCCGCTCCCGGCCAGTATTTTCCATAGAAGGCGGGGAAGTTGAGTCTATATTCAGAAGATCCTTCATCCACGCCAGATAATTGTCCCCAGTTGGAAGAATACATGGGAAAGGAGCAAGAGTCATGATTGTTTTTAATGGAAGGATCAGCGAGGCGGATGGTGTGGTTTCGGTATTTGAGATTATCTAGATAGATTGAAGCAGTGGTACTGTTGTTTTCACATGATATTTCATAGCTGCGATTATGATGACCGCAGTATTCTGGATCGTCTTTCAATCGAAAAGGGTAGCTAATGTTATGGATATTCCCACATGCACGAGGGTTGCAAGTATTCGGATAATATTGTTGGCGTTGCTGTGCATATGAGGATGGTGTTTGAATGAAATGGACTAGAAGGAGGATCAAGCATGTCAGAAATCTTGGGAGATAATTTTCACTCAtcgatattattatttttcgtgGTGGATTCGACTTGCGAGCTACATATCATGGAGGAGCTTTTTCAAATTGTTAGATACCAAATCCAAATTTTCTATGGAgttattaaatgattttgcaTTGACTTAATGACTCATTTGCCTAGCTTTTTTCCACAGTGAGCTGAGTGACTTTTACGCAAGACTAGTATAATGAAATTCAATCAATGTTGTTTGAAGAAAAGACCCATTAATTAAATGCCGTGAATTTGGGATTATTGCGAATAGACTCTTGATTGACATATTGACAGTTGACTTAAAATGATGCATGTATAATAATTTGATCGACGATTTCAAAATTGAGAAGCCAGGATGATGGCCGCCCCTGCATTCATTGTTTTCGCATTTTGGTTGATTTTGTATGCAGGGCTCGGGTTCTGCACGCATGATTGTACGCCGGCCAGGTGCTTTCCTTATGCTGTGGGTCCGGAAGTTCAATTTCCCTTCAGACTTAAACGTCGACAGCCAAAGTATTGTGGGTACAATCCAGGTTTTGATTTATATTGCAATGAACACAACGATACCGTCTTAGAACTGCCTTCCTCCCATAAGTTTACGGTAGAGTTCATTGACTACGATTATCAATCAGTCCATCTTAGAAGTATTACCGGAGGTCGATGCTACTCTCAAAACAACCAAATTTATAACTTGTCTGCCTCCCCTTTCCACTTGTTCAACGGAGACTATTTAGTACAAGATTTTACTATTTTTAACTGCTCTGTCAAAAATAACGATTTGGGTCCATACTCAATGTGTCTAAATCGATCAAGTTATGGAATCTATTCCATTCCCTCTGTTGAGCTTCAGCGCTTCCATTCTTATCGTTTCGCCTATTGTACCAAGCTTTACAAAGTTTCGCCCGCTCCAGATGTTGATTCCTTTGGACGCTTTGTTATTTTCAATTGGTCGTGTGGCCGATGTGAATCCCAATTAAGAAACGGATGCAGCTTGAGGGGTTATGCAACGGGCAATCAATTGTGGTGTAACGGAAAACAAGGTATATAAGTTGCTTATCCCACCTTTTACATCATTTGGCTATGGAAACTCATTTTCACTTTACTTTGCAACAGGAAATGCGCAAAAGAGATTAGTGATTTCAGGTGAACTTTTTTATTTCGTTTGATTATTTATCAACAATTTAGCCCAGTGTAcaagtatttatttattctgcAGGTGAGATATTTGGATCTTTTCTCTTTGTGGTGACATTGGCATTTCTCTACCGTCTTTATGTGTCCATTAGAGAGAATAAAGAGCATCAAAAGAAGATTGAAAGTTTCTTGGAAGATTACAAAGCTCTTAAACCTACTAGATTCTCTTATGCCAATATAAGGAAGATCACCAATGAGTTCGGTGAAAAATTGGGAGAAGGTGGTTATGGAATTGTCTACAAAGGGAAACTGTCGAGTGAGATTTTTGTCGCAGTCAAGGTACTCAACAATTCCCATGGAAACGGGGAGGAGTTCGTCAATGAAGTTGGTACGATAGGGAGAATCCACCATGTCAATGTGGTCCGGTTGGTGGGATATTGTGCCGATGGATTCAGAAGAGCTCTTGTTTACGAATTCCTACCCAATGAGTCACTAGAGAAGTTTATCTTCTTGGAGGGACCTAAGAGAAGCCCGCTTTCTCGGGAAAAGATACTAGATATTGCTCTGGGAGTCGCCAAAGGGATCGAATATCTTCATCAGGGTTGTGACCAACAGATCCTTCACTTCGACATCAAGCCAAATAACGTCCTGTTAGACCACAACTTCAACCCCAAGATCTGTGATTTTGGTCTTGCCAAACTCTGTTCCAAGGAACAAAGTGGTGTTTCCATGACTGTTGCGAGGGGAACGATGGGCTACATAGCACCTGAGGTGCTATCAAGGACGTTCGGTAGAGTGTCCTATAAGTCGGATGTTTATAGCTTCGGAATGCTGTTGCTCGAAATGGTTGGAGGGAGGAAGAATGTGGATCGTACGGCAAATACGAGTCAAGTGTACTTTCCCAAATGGATCTATGATCGATTAAATCGAGAAGAGATATCGGTTCAAATTGATGAGGACGAAGACGAGGAATCTAAGATCACGAGAAAGCTTACAATAGTGGGATTGTGGTGCATTCAATGGAATCCAACTGATCGCCCATCTATGAAAAGTGTGGTGCAAATGTTGGAAGGAGATGGAAGCCATCTCAGCATGCCACAGAATCCATTTCCAGCTACAAATACTCCAAACTCTGTTGCAAGAATGCCTAGAAGACATCATCAGACAGAATTGGAGATTATATCAGAACTTGAGTAAAACTCTTTGTTTTGGAGGGGGCAAATAACTGATGGCTCGTATATAAATGTAATGGAGGATATTATCTTGTCTGTTCTGTTTTCAAATAACTTGGATAGCTTAAATTTACCTTTGTTTTAGGGGTTGTATTCGTGCAGAGATTTATTGACTTTTTTTAAATGACAGACTTTTGTGGAGTTGATAGATTTTCGCATACTTTTATAGAATCTCACATACTTTTAATGACTTTCACAGAATCTTGCGGATTTGTTTTTCATGACTTTTATTGACATTTGTAAACTTTTTTCATGACTTTTATTGgcatttgtaaatttttttgtagAACCATATGTGTTTtgtaattcatgattttgattatgatttatttattggaaTTATTAATCGAGTATCAATACCTTATATTTATctctctttaaaataattttatttctttaaaatatttttacctatCATATAAATAGTTTTTACTTATCAATTTGGttaataaaaatcaataagtaGCGTTAAACTTGTTGCAATTTAAGAAATTAATATGAAtctataaaatttgaaaatatttagttttaTACAGTATAGTAttcttatttatataatatatatatatatat comes from Henckelia pumila isolate YLH828 chromosome 4, ASM3356847v2, whole genome shotgun sequence and encodes:
- the LOC140863319 gene encoding rust resistance kinase Lr10-like isoform X2, with product MDLNFHGLVRYVKSAVHSNFVIGMKSQAHLYVLAISVIIASYHMIAHDLGYRIFSGHPFRYYGYCPLSHKPRYYETLARMLVILVYLAGLSLVLRILLMPSFIYLIIYKLRRRHLSMFDLIEGFLQSHNNLMPIRYSYNDIKKMTRGFRDKLGQGGYGSVYKGKLRSGNMVAVKLLSAPSTNGQDFINEVATMGRIHHINVIKLVGYCAERSKCALVYDLMPNGSLEKYIYNENKENSSLSWDRKYEIAVGVARGIEYLHRGCDIQILHFDIKPHNILLDENFNPKISDFGLAKFYSTEKNFVTLTAARGTIGYVAPELINRSIGGVSYKADVYSFGMLLVEIVGLKKNLAANHDDNSSTQYFPHWIYDSLNKGKEIEIAKSMDDIADDNMGKMTRRMTIVALWCIQMTPDDRPSMSKVLEMLESDAELLEIPPQPSESDEHLAQCEDQTWETYSTDSTALLCDVSSLGQGCIKVTSINTT
- the LOC140863319 gene encoding rust resistance kinase Lr10-like isoform X1, with the protein product MLVILVYLAGLSLVLRILLMPSFIYLIIYKLRRRHLSMFDLIEGFLQSHNNLMPIRYSYNDIKKMTRGFRDKLGQGGYGSVYKGKLRSGNMVAVKLLSAPSTNGQDFINEVATMGRIHHINVIKLVGYCAERSKCALVYDLMPNGSLEKYIYNENKENSSLSWDRKYEIAVGVARGIEYLHRGCDIQILHFDIKPHNILLDENFNPKISDFGLAKFYSTEKNFVTLTAARGTIGYVAPELINRSIGGVSYKADVYSFGMLLVEIVGLKKNLAANHDDNSSTQYFPHWIYDSLNKGKEIEIAKSMDDIADDNMGKMTRRMTIVALWCIQMTPDDRPSMSKVLEMLESDAELLEIPPQPSESDEHLAQCEDQTWETYSTDSTALLCDVSSLGQGCIKVTSINTT
- the LOC140863318 gene encoding rust resistance kinase Lr10-like; this encodes MSEILGDNFHSSILLFFVVDSTCELHIMEELFQIGSGSARMIVRRPGAFLMLWVRKFNFPSDLNVDSQSIVDVDSFGRFVIFNWSCGRCESQLRNGCSLRGYATGNQLWCNGKQGNAQKRLVISGEIFGSFLFVVTLAFLYRLYVSIRENKEHQKKIESFLEDYKALKPTRFSYANIRKITNEFGEKLGEGGYGIVYKGKLSSEIFVAVKVLNNSHGNGEEFVNEVGTIGRIHHVNVVRLVGYCADGFRRALVYEFLPNESLEKFIFLEGPKRSPLSREKILDIALGVAKGIEYLHQGCDQQILHFDIKPNNVLLDHNFNPKICDFGLAKLCSKEQSGVSMTVARGTMGYIAPEVLSRTFGRVSYKSDVYSFGMLLLEMVGGRKNVDRTANTSQVYFPKWIYDRLNREEISVQIDEDEDEESKITRKLTIVGLWCIQWNPTDRPSMKSVVQMLEGDGSHLSMPQNPFPATNTPNSVARMPRRHHQTELEIISELE